A genome region from Brassica napus cultivar Da-Ae chromosome C3 unlocalized genomic scaffold, Da-Ae chrC03_Random_50, whole genome shotgun sequence includes the following:
- the LOC125594723 gene encoding heat stress transcription factor A-4a-like, whose translation MDESNHGGSLPPFLTKTYEMVDDSSSDSIVSWSQSNKSFIVWNPPEFSRDLLPKFFKHNNFASFIRQLNTYGFRKADPEQWEFANDDFVRGQPHLMKNIHRRKPVHSHSSPSLQPHPLADSERQRMNDQIERLTKEKEVLLQELHKQEKEREMFQQQVKELKDQLQHMEKRQKTMVSFVSQVLEKPELALNLSPCLLETNERKRRFPRIGLEGSTSPSSQARELQVEQLESSIAVWENLVSEDSSESLGQEKRSMMTLDVDESSTCPESPPLPCIQLSIDTCPKCPTSPRTIDKNSEPDASKEPPPAAGVNDVFWQQLLTENPGSTEQKEVQSEKKDDKAEKCWWDLRNVNTLTEQLGHLTS comes from the exons ATGGATGAGAGTAACCATGGAGGCTCGCTTCCACCTTTCCTCACCAAAACGTACGAGATGGTTGACGACTCCTCATCTGATTCAATCGTCTCGTGGAGTCAAAGCAACAAAAGCTTCATCGTTTGGAACCCACCAGAGTTTTCACGAGACCTTCTTCCCAAATTCTTCAAACACAACAACTTCGCAAGCTTCATCCGACAGCTTAATACATAC GGTTTTAGAAAAGCTGATCCAGAGCAATGGGAGTTTGCGAACGATGATTTCGTGAGAGGTCAGCCTCATCTTATGAAGAACATTCATAGACGCAAACCTGTTCACAGCCACTCTTCACCGAGTCTCCAACCTCACCCATTGGCTGATTCAGAACGACAGAGAATGAATGATCAGATCGAGAGACTGACCAAGGAGAAAGAAGTGTTGCTTCAGGAGTTACATAAACAAGAAAAGGAACGAGAGATGTTTCAGCAACAAGTTAAAGAACTAAAAGATCAGTTACAACACATGGAGAAGCGTCAGAAGACAATGGTCTCTTTTGTCTCTCAGGTGTTGGAGAAACCGGAGCTTGCTTTGAATCTCTCGCCGTGTCTACTCGAGACTAACGAGAGGAAAAGAAGGTTCCCTAGGATCGGGTTGGAAGGTTCCACAAGCCCTTCTTCACAGGCAAGAGAGCTTCAGGTGGAACAGTTAGAGTCATCAATAGCAGTTTGGGAGAATCTTGTATCTGAAGATTCTAGCGAGAGTTTGGGACAAGAAAAAAGAAGCATGATGACACTTGATGTGGATGAGTCATCTACTTGTCCTGAAAGCCCTCCTCTCCCTTGCATTCAGCTAAGTATCGACACATGTCCTAAGTGTCCTACTTCTCCAAGGACCATCGACAAGAACTCTGAGCCTGATGCTTCCAAAGAACCTCCTCCAGCAGCAGGAGTGAATGATGTCTTCTGGCAGCAGCTTTTGACAGAGAACCCTGGCTCAACTGAGCAGAAGGAAGTTCAATCAGAGAAGAAAGATGATAAAGCTGAGAAATGTTGGTGGGATTTGAGGAATGTAAATACACTTACAGAACAGCTTGGACATCTGACTTCTTGA
- the LOC125594724 gene encoding transcription repressor OFP5-like has translation MMKWGRKKHVPSSSSLSRAHHVSWFSKLRGSSDLKPAKEKKHHDEGIQKMSTKSSLSSTKPGKDIHESGKRLQRVSEEKENVAKRSAGMESNEKFEEIMSSVKKKARDYQRETRGFLEVEAMDRDKGGTVIMTPRIHVNREKKRRDQKLLLQKPKRSEQESEVKVQKPATRTCTRSYSREDFVKLKEIKLREVKLKADQQRKSMYLRRELGTKENSKVRVFSPRACRVKAIQDLKKAKLRAREHDGGGIEKESFAVVKCSSDPQKDFRDSMVEMIMENGIINHPEELKELLVCYLRLNTNEYHDMIINVFRQVHSDLHLH, from the coding sequence ATGATGAAATGGGGAAGAAAGAAACATgttccttcttcatcttctttgtctCGTGCTCATCATGTTTCTTGGTTTTCAAAGTTGAGAGGTTCTTCTGACTTGAAACCTGCAAAGGAGAAGAAGCATCATGATGAAGGTATCCAGAAGATGTCTACAAAATCTTCCTTGAGTTCTACTAAACCTGGAAAAGATATTCATGAGAGCGGCAAAAGGTTACAGAGAGTATCAGAAGAGAAGGAGAACGTTGCAAAAAGGTCAGCAGGTATGGAGTCAAATGAGAAGTTTGAAGAGATCATGAGCAGTGTGAAGAAGAAAGCAAGAGATTACCAAAGGGAGACGCGTGGCTTCCTAGAAGTAGAGGCAATGGATAGAGACAAAGGAGGAACTGTGATCATGACGCCAAGAATTCACGTGaacagagaaaagaagagaCGTGACCAAAAGCTTCTCCTACAAAAACCAAAGAGATCAGAACAGGAGTCAGAGGTCAAGGTGCAAAAACCAGCCACAAGAACATGTACAAGAAGCTACAGTAGAGAAGATTTTGTGAAGCTGAAGGAAATAAAACTAAGAGAAGTGAAGCTAAAGGCTGACCAACAGAGGAAATCTATGTACCTGAGAAGGGAGCTaggaacaaaagaaaacagCAAGGTTAGAGTCTTTTCACCAAGAGCATGCAGAGTTAAAGCTATTCAAGACTTGAAGAAGGCTAAACTGAGAGCACGCGAGCACGATGGAGGAGGAATTGAGAAGGAAAGCTTTGCAGTAGTGAAATGCTCGAGCGATCCTCAGAAGGATTTTAGAGATTCAATGGTGGAGATGATCATGGAGAATGGTATTATCAACCACCCTGAAGAACTCAAAGAGCTTCTGGTTTGTTATCTTAGACTCAATACCAATGAATACCATGATATGATCATCAATGTGTTTCGGCAGGTGCACAGTGATTTACATTTACATTAA